In Cyclopterus lumpus isolate fCycLum1 chromosome 17, fCycLum1.pri, whole genome shotgun sequence, a genomic segment contains:
- the si:dkeyp-68b7.12 gene encoding rho GTPase-activating protein 30 isoform X3 yields MRRVRRKIGNKEKVFGCDLLEHLTASSQEVPQVLQCCSEFLEKHGVVDGIYRLSGVSSNIQKLRGEFESDGGPDLNKDLYMQDIHCVSSLCKAYFRELPNPLLTYQLYDKFAEAVAIQLEEERLVKIRDVLKELPPPHHRTLEFLMRHLVRMASYCSETNMHSRNLAIVWAPNLLRSKDIETSGFNGTAAFMEVRVQSIVVEFILTHVPQLFPEQGESNERRKSLPSPSPMANQEEGFFKAPPTPLFPHFGHISPGDGPPAIRPYHAIIEGTDKRKGSLKGRKWMSIFNIAGRFPDPRRRHKHSSKEKDGPALRPARSMDSLSMSPFPKEGSKRAPQCPAPTTQSPLLTPSPQSASEVTASSGALGGSEYAVTYRRGTGLVSGGTGTQGTYTCLDPEGLGLADGETLQSRSPGLSAKGRRAAMHITGPTMVTVPLHITSNLALGVLQGGGGNRVFLRGRESEGGDHHRAEGKEGGDKVWRRESRGVERKAEDGRKVEEEEKGHGGKVTDGGDGGEKAREGKKEEEEEEEEEVRGERRWKPEPAVEGGGVSREQRAKSPTSNAEENKDVEDADEYMDMEGRKPVGCGGDAGALDASDVLNSTEAEEEDQELSGYVQDNFEFLDHMDCSAPHQVNEFSVEPPGHSDDEYEFMQQTPPAEPQTELKAELKAELKAEPQTELKAELKAELQTEPQTELKAELKAEPQTEPQTELKAELKAEPQTELQTELKAELKAEPQTELQTEPQTELKAELKAEPQTELQTETQTELQTELQTEPQTELQTELQTELRPGPDTPTRSPTEFKPHRPLSVDSQNRHTKSLSLPYMTCPVFGSEESCSEEEAAVEDSDDNEYSSEEEEEEEEEEEEEEESMFTRSLPASFFLQNPPFETDAGERDESSAFKESAAGDQEEEEGNEKGDEDGLREEEEDHPGRDQPGNNMQSEVSDEDVEEDVEEDVEEDVEEDSQSDKEPPLPPEEPSAEADLKVEEEEDEDEEDEDMATETAAALDMLDGHRSDRPTCGEVPCANTGDISVEELGDSSVGATKDRGREEGGDSEVNEEVEDACQELVLERKGSEGNMWGEPPEEGGGDQEQDGAVCRTAGGTCVELEDVTCEENEVEERKPVEEKDASVAGEGDAVEGVGVGEEEVPAAKVSGEETSEVDEGNEAGVRVEVAEETRTEDKCTEPETQRGFEEKEASSPKTSELEEPLRGKRPDRGEGGDERPSVAEQPKEARKWTGEGSDAGRGGVGGRVVTSKHPRVYQVKAVPVVPPKPQHCKITAMTLRQQQQHRRRPGEEQDGGVGEIAARVPTEHEKVLEGEDEGKGRKERPTLRGGETRRRRRDGEEDATGDASGNSPLSMCFDEAVAKATMRREREKECEKEKERQRDWGNEGQ; encoded by the exons GAGGCTGTGGCCatccagctggaggaggagaggctggtgAAGATCAGAGATGTGCTGAAGGAGCTGCCGCCACCTCATCACAG GACTCTGGAGTTCCTGATGCGCCATCTCGTCCGAATGGCCTCATATTGCTCAGAGACCAACATGCACTCCAGGAACCTGGCCATCGTCTGGGCCCCCAATCTGCTCAG GTCAAAGGACATCGAGACATCTGGGTTCAACGGCACGGCGGCCTTCATGGAGGTCAGGGTTCAGTCCATCGTGGTGGAGTTCATCCTCACACACGTCCCTCAGCTGTTTCCAGAACaag GTGAATCCAATGAAAGAAGGAAGTCCCTCCCCTCCCCGTCACCGATGGCCAATCAGGAGGAAGGGTTTTTCAAGGCCCCTCCCACTCCTCTTTTCCCCCACTTCGGTCACATAAGTCCGGGAGACGGTCCCCCGGCCATCAGACCGTACCACGCAATCATCGAAGGCACCGACAA GAGGAAAGGATCTCTCAAAGGCAGGAAGTGGATGTCCATCTTCAACATCGCGGGGCGGTTCCCCGACCCGCGGCGGAGACACAAGCACTCATCCAAAG AGAAAGACGGGCCGGCTTTGAGACCAGCGAGAAGCATGGACTCCCTCAGCATGTCGCCCTTTCCAAAAGAAG GTTCCAAACGTGCCCCCCAGTGTCCTGCCCCCACCACCCAgtcccccctcctcaccccctccccccagtcTGCCTCCGAGGTCACGGCCTCCTCCGGCGCATTAGGCGGCAGCGAGTACGCCGTGACCTACCGCAGGGGGACGGGTCTGGTGAGCGGGGGTACGGGGACCCAGGGCACCTACACGTGTCTGGACCCCGAAGGCCTCGGACTCGCGGACGGCGAGACTCTCCAGTCCAGATCCCCGGGGCTCTCCGCCAAAGGCCGACGGGCGGCCATGCACATCACGGGGCCCACCATGGTGACGGTGCCCCTGCACATCACCTCGAACCTGGCGCTCGGGGtgctgcaagggggcgggggcAACCGGGTCTTCCTGCGGGGCAGGGAGAGCGAAGGAGGAGACCACCACCGGGCGGagggcaaggagggaggagacaaggtGTGGAGGAGGGAAAGCAGAGGAGTGGAAAGGAAGGCCGAAGACGGCAGAAAggttgaggaagaggagaaaggtcACGGGGGGAAGGTGACGGACGGGGGTGATGGTGGGGAGAAAGcaagggaaggaaagaaggaggaggaggaggaggaggaggaggaggtcagaggtgaACGTAGGTGGAAGCCGGAGCCAGCGGTGGAAGGTGGAGGCGTGTCCAGAGAGCAACGAGCCAAAAGCCCAACCTCAAACGCCGAGGAAAATAAAGATGTCGAGGACGCCGATGAATACATGG ACATGGAAGGCAGGAAGCCGGTTGGCTGCGGCGGCGACGCCGGAGCGCTGGACGCTTCCGACGTCCTCAATTCAACggaagcggaggaggaggaccaggagctGTCGGGCTACGTTCAGGACAACTTTGAATTCCTGGACCACATGGACTGCAGCGCCCCccatcag gtGAACGAGTTCTCCGTTGAACCTCCGGGCCACTCGGACGACGAGTACGAATTTATGCAGCAAACTCCTCCCGCGGAGCCGCAGACGGAGCTGAAGGCGGAGCTGAAGGCGGAGCTGAAGGCGGAGCCGCAGACGGAGCTGAAGGCGGAGCTGAAGGCGGAGCTGCAGACGGAGCCGCAGACGGAGCTGAAGGCGGAGCTGAAGGCGGAGCCGCAGACGGAGCCGCAGACGGAGCTGAAGGCGGAGCTGAAGGCGGAGCCGCAGACGGAGCTGCAGACGGAGCTGAAGGCGGAGCTGAAGGCGGAGCCGCAGACGGAGCTGCAGACGGAGCCGCAGACTGAGCTGAAGGCGGAGCTGAAGGCGGAGCCGCAGACGGAGCTGCAGACGGAGACACAGACGGAG CTGCAGACGGAGCTGCAGACGGAGCCGCAGACGGAGCTGCAGACGGAGCTGCAGACGGAGCTGCGCCCGGGCCCCGACACTCCCACCCGGAGCCCGACTGAGTTCAAACCACACAGGCCGCTCAGCGTGGACTCACAGAACCGGCACACCAAATCCCTCAGCCTGCCGTACATGACGTGCCCCGTCTTCGGGTCGGAGGAGTCGTGCTCCGAGGAGGAGGCTGCAGTGGAAGACAGCGATGACAACGAGTacagcagcgaggaggaggaggaggaggaggaggaggaggaggaggaggaggagagcatgtTCACTCGAAGCCTTCCTGCCAGTTTCTTTTTACAGAATCCTCCTTTTGAAACGGACGCCGGTGAACGGGACGAGTCTTCTGCATTTAAAGAATCAGCAGCCGGcgaccaggaggaggaagaagggaacgagaaaggagatgaagatggactgagagaagaggaggaagatcaCCCTGGAAGAGACCAACCGGGAAACAACATGCAGAG CGAAGTGTCGGACGAAGACGTCGAGGAAGACGTCGAGGAAGACGTCGAGGAAGACGTCGAGGAAGACTCTCAAAGTGACAAAGAACCACCTCTCCCTCCGGAGGAACCGAGCGCTGAGGCCGAcctgaaggtggaggaggaggaagacgaggacgaggaggacgaggacatgGCGACGGAGACGGCGGCGgcgttggacatgttggacggTCATCGCAGTGATCGTCCAACATGTGGTGAAGTTCCTTGTGCGAACACCGGGGACATTTCTGTGGAGGAGTTGGGAGACTCTTCTGTCGGGGCAACGAAGGACAGAGGCcgcgaggagggaggggacagcGAGGTAAACGAAGAGGTAGAGGACGCATGTCAAGAACTGGTGctagagaggaaaggaagtgaGGGTAACATGTGGGGAGAACCCCccgaggaagggggaggagaccAAGAGCAGGACGGAGCAGTGTGTAGGACCGCAGGGGGAACTTGTGTTGAACTTGAGGATGTCACGTGTGAAGAGAACGAGGTTGAGGAAAGGAAGCCGGTCGAGGAGAAGGATGCAAGTGTTGCCGGGGAGGGGGACGCGGTCGAAGGGGTCGGAGTCGGAGAAGAGGAAGTGCCGGCGGCAAAGGTTTCAGGAGAGGAGACGTCGGAAGTCGACGAAGGAAACGAGGCAGGAGTCAGAGTCGAGGTAGCGGAGGAAACGAGGACCGAGGACAAGTGCACGGAGCCGGAGACGCAGCGAGGGTTTGAGGAAAAGGAGGCGAGCTCACCAAAGACAAGTGAACTGGAAGAGCCGCTTCGAGGGAAGCGTCCCGACAGAGGAGAAGGCGGCGACGAGCGGCCGAGCGTAGCCGAGCAACCGAAAGAGGCGAGGAAGTGGACGGGCGAGGGAAGCGACGCCGGCCGGGGAGGAGTCGGGGGGAGAGTGGTCACCTCCAAACACCCGAGGGTGTACCAGGTGAAGGCGGTGCCGGTCGTGCCTCCGAAGCCGCAGCACTGCAAAATCACCGCCATGACCCtccgacagcagcagcagcaccggcGGCGGCCCGGAGAGGAACAAGATGGCGGCGTGGGGGAAATCGCGGCGAGGGTCCCGACGGAGCACGAGAAGGTCCTCGAGGGCGAAGACGAGggcaaggggaggaaggagaggccGACGCTCAGGGgaggggagacgaggaggaggaggagggacggggAGGAAGACGCCACCGGGGACGCGAGCGGAAACAGTCCGCTCAGCATGTGCTTCGACGAGGCCGTCGCCAAGGCGACCATGAGgcgcgagagagagaaggagtgcgagaaggagaaggagaggcagagggattGGGGAAATGAAGGACAGTGa
- the si:dkeyp-68b7.12 gene encoding rho GTPase-activating protein 30 isoform X5, with amino-acid sequence MRRVRRKIGNKEKVFGCDLLEHLTASSQEVPQVLQCCSEFLEKHGVVDGIYRLSGVSSNIQKLRGEFESDGGPDLNKDLYMQDIHCVSSLCKAYFRELPNPLLTYQLYDKFAEAVAIQLEEERLVKIRDVLKELPPPHHRTLEFLMRHLVRMASYCSETNMHSRNLAIVWAPNLLRSKDIETSGFNGTAAFMEVRVQSIVVEFILTHVPQLFPEQGESNERRKSLPSPSPMANQEEGFFKAPPTPLFPHFGHISPGDGPPAIRPYHAIIEGTDKRKGSLKGRKWMSIFNIAGRFPDPRRRHKHSSKEKDGPALRPARSMDSLSMSPFPKEGSKRAPQCPAPTTQSPLLTPSPQSASEVTASSGALGGSEYAVTYRRGTGLVSGGTGTQGTYTCLDPEGLGLADGETLQSRSPGLSAKGRRAAMHITGPTMVTVPLHITSNLALGVLQGGGGNRVFLRGRESEGGDHHRAEGKEGGDKVWRRESRGVERKAEDGRKVEEEEKGHGGKVTDGGDGGEKAREGKKEEEEEEEEEVRGERRWKPEPAVEGGGVSREQRAKSPTSNAEENKDVEDADEYMDMEGRKPVGCGGDAGALDASDVLNSTEAEEEDQELSGYVQDNFEFLDHMDCSAPHQVNEFSVEPPGHSDDEYEFMQQTPPTEPQTELKAELKAEPQTEPQTELKAELKAEPQTELQTELKAELKAEPQTELQTEPQTELKAELKAEPQTELQTETQTEVQTELQTELQTELQTEPQTELQTELQTELQTEPQTELQTELQTELRPGPDTPTRSPTEFKPHRPLSVDSQNRHTKSLSLPYMTCPVFGSEESCSEEEAAVEDSDDNEYSSEEEEEEEEEEEEEEESMFTRSLPASFFLQNPPFETDAGERDESSAFKESAAGDQEEEEGNEKGDEDGLREEEEDHPGRDQPGNNMQSEVSDEDVEEDVEEDVEEDVEEDSQSDKEPPLPPEEPSAEADLKVEEEEDEDEEDEDMATETAAALDMLDGHRSDRPTCGEVPCANTGDISVEELGDSSVGATKDRGREEGGDSEVNEEVEDACQELVLERKGSEGNMWGEPPEEGGGDQEQDGAVCRTAGGTCVELEDVTCEENEVEERKPVEEKDASVAGEGDAVEGVGVGEEEVPAAKVSGEETSEVDEGNEAGVRVEVAEETRTEDKCTEPETQRGFEEKEASSPKTSELEEPLRGKRPDRGEGGDERPSVAEQPKEARKWTGEGSDAGRGGVGGRVVTSKHPRVYQVKAVPVVPPKPQHCKITAMTLRQQQQHRRRPGEEQDGGVGEIAARVPTEHEKVLEGEDEGKGRKERPTLRGGETRRRRRDGEEDATGDASGNSPLSMCFDEAVAKATMRREREKECEKEKERQRDWGNEGQ; translated from the exons GAGGCTGTGGCCatccagctggaggaggagaggctggtgAAGATCAGAGATGTGCTGAAGGAGCTGCCGCCACCTCATCACAG GACTCTGGAGTTCCTGATGCGCCATCTCGTCCGAATGGCCTCATATTGCTCAGAGACCAACATGCACTCCAGGAACCTGGCCATCGTCTGGGCCCCCAATCTGCTCAG GTCAAAGGACATCGAGACATCTGGGTTCAACGGCACGGCGGCCTTCATGGAGGTCAGGGTTCAGTCCATCGTGGTGGAGTTCATCCTCACACACGTCCCTCAGCTGTTTCCAGAACaag GTGAATCCAATGAAAGAAGGAAGTCCCTCCCCTCCCCGTCACCGATGGCCAATCAGGAGGAAGGGTTTTTCAAGGCCCCTCCCACTCCTCTTTTCCCCCACTTCGGTCACATAAGTCCGGGAGACGGTCCCCCGGCCATCAGACCGTACCACGCAATCATCGAAGGCACCGACAA GAGGAAAGGATCTCTCAAAGGCAGGAAGTGGATGTCCATCTTCAACATCGCGGGGCGGTTCCCCGACCCGCGGCGGAGACACAAGCACTCATCCAAAG AGAAAGACGGGCCGGCTTTGAGACCAGCGAGAAGCATGGACTCCCTCAGCATGTCGCCCTTTCCAAAAGAAG GTTCCAAACGTGCCCCCCAGTGTCCTGCCCCCACCACCCAgtcccccctcctcaccccctccccccagtcTGCCTCCGAGGTCACGGCCTCCTCCGGCGCATTAGGCGGCAGCGAGTACGCCGTGACCTACCGCAGGGGGACGGGTCTGGTGAGCGGGGGTACGGGGACCCAGGGCACCTACACGTGTCTGGACCCCGAAGGCCTCGGACTCGCGGACGGCGAGACTCTCCAGTCCAGATCCCCGGGGCTCTCCGCCAAAGGCCGACGGGCGGCCATGCACATCACGGGGCCCACCATGGTGACGGTGCCCCTGCACATCACCTCGAACCTGGCGCTCGGGGtgctgcaagggggcgggggcAACCGGGTCTTCCTGCGGGGCAGGGAGAGCGAAGGAGGAGACCACCACCGGGCGGagggcaaggagggaggagacaaggtGTGGAGGAGGGAAAGCAGAGGAGTGGAAAGGAAGGCCGAAGACGGCAGAAAggttgaggaagaggagaaaggtcACGGGGGGAAGGTGACGGACGGGGGTGATGGTGGGGAGAAAGcaagggaaggaaagaaggaggaggaggaggaggaggaggaggaggtcagaggtgaACGTAGGTGGAAGCCGGAGCCAGCGGTGGAAGGTGGAGGCGTGTCCAGAGAGCAACGAGCCAAAAGCCCAACCTCAAACGCCGAGGAAAATAAAGATGTCGAGGACGCCGATGAATACATGG ACATGGAAGGCAGGAAGCCGGTTGGCTGCGGCGGCGACGCCGGAGCGCTGGACGCTTCCGACGTCCTCAATTCAACggaagcggaggaggaggaccaggagctGTCGGGCTACGTTCAGGACAACTTTGAATTCCTGGACCACATGGACTGCAGCGCCCCccatcag gtGAACGAGTTCTCCGTTGAACCTCCGGGCCACTCGGACGACGAGTACGAATTTATGCAGCAAACTCCTCCC ACGGAGCCGCAGACGGAGCTGAAGGCGGAGCTGAAGGCGGAGCCGCAGACGGAGCCGCAGACGGAGCTGAAGGCGGAGCTGAAGGCGGAGCCGCAGACGGAGCTGCAGACGGAGCTGAAGGCGGAGCTGAAGGCGGAGCCGCAGACGGAGCTGCAGACGGAGCCGCAGACTGAGCTGAAGGCGGAGCTGAAGGCGGAGCCGCAGACGGAGCTGCAGACGGAGACACAGACGGAGGTGCAGACGGAGCTGCAGACGGAGCTGCAGACGGAGCTGCAGACGGAGCCGCAGACGGAGCTGCAGACGGAGCTGCAGACGGAGCTGCAGACGGAGCCGCAGACGGAGCTGCAGACGGAGCTGCAGACGGAGCTGCGCCCGGGCCCCGACACTCCCACCCGGAGCCCGACTGAGTTCAAACCACACAGGCCGCTCAGCGTGGACTCACAGAACCGGCACACCAAATCCCTCAGCCTGCCGTACATGACGTGCCCCGTCTTCGGGTCGGAGGAGTCGTGCTCCGAGGAGGAGGCTGCAGTGGAAGACAGCGATGACAACGAGTacagcagcgaggaggaggaggaggaggaggaggaggaggaggaggaggaggagagcatgtTCACTCGAAGCCTTCCTGCCAGTTTCTTTTTACAGAATCCTCCTTTTGAAACGGACGCCGGTGAACGGGACGAGTCTTCTGCATTTAAAGAATCAGCAGCCGGcgaccaggaggaggaagaagggaacgagaaaggagatgaagatggactgagagaagaggaggaagatcaCCCTGGAAGAGACCAACCGGGAAACAACATGCAGAG CGAAGTGTCGGACGAAGACGTCGAGGAAGACGTCGAGGAAGACGTCGAGGAAGACGTCGAGGAAGACTCTCAAAGTGACAAAGAACCACCTCTCCCTCCGGAGGAACCGAGCGCTGAGGCCGAcctgaaggtggaggaggaggaagacgaggacgaggaggacgaggacatgGCGACGGAGACGGCGGCGgcgttggacatgttggacggTCATCGCAGTGATCGTCCAACATGTGGTGAAGTTCCTTGTGCGAACACCGGGGACATTTCTGTGGAGGAGTTGGGAGACTCTTCTGTCGGGGCAACGAAGGACAGAGGCcgcgaggagggaggggacagcGAGGTAAACGAAGAGGTAGAGGACGCATGTCAAGAACTGGTGctagagaggaaaggaagtgaGGGTAACATGTGGGGAGAACCCCccgaggaagggggaggagaccAAGAGCAGGACGGAGCAGTGTGTAGGACCGCAGGGGGAACTTGTGTTGAACTTGAGGATGTCACGTGTGAAGAGAACGAGGTTGAGGAAAGGAAGCCGGTCGAGGAGAAGGATGCAAGTGTTGCCGGGGAGGGGGACGCGGTCGAAGGGGTCGGAGTCGGAGAAGAGGAAGTGCCGGCGGCAAAGGTTTCAGGAGAGGAGACGTCGGAAGTCGACGAAGGAAACGAGGCAGGAGTCAGAGTCGAGGTAGCGGAGGAAACGAGGACCGAGGACAAGTGCACGGAGCCGGAGACGCAGCGAGGGTTTGAGGAAAAGGAGGCGAGCTCACCAAAGACAAGTGAACTGGAAGAGCCGCTTCGAGGGAAGCGTCCCGACAGAGGAGAAGGCGGCGACGAGCGGCCGAGCGTAGCCGAGCAACCGAAAGAGGCGAGGAAGTGGACGGGCGAGGGAAGCGACGCCGGCCGGGGAGGAGTCGGGGGGAGAGTGGTCACCTCCAAACACCCGAGGGTGTACCAGGTGAAGGCGGTGCCGGTCGTGCCTCCGAAGCCGCAGCACTGCAAAATCACCGCCATGACCCtccgacagcagcagcagcaccggcGGCGGCCCGGAGAGGAACAAGATGGCGGCGTGGGGGAAATCGCGGCGAGGGTCCCGACGGAGCACGAGAAGGTCCTCGAGGGCGAAGACGAGggcaaggggaggaaggagaggccGACGCTCAGGGgaggggagacgaggaggaggaggagggacggggAGGAAGACGCCACCGGGGACGCGAGCGGAAACAGTCCGCTCAGCATGTGCTTCGACGAGGCCGTCGCCAAGGCGACCATGAGgcgcgagagagagaaggagtgcgagaaggagaaggagaggcagagggattGGGGAAATGAAGGACAGTGa